Proteins encoded by one window of Thunnus thynnus chromosome 3, fThuThy2.1, whole genome shotgun sequence:
- the abcg2b gene encoding broad substrate specificity ATP-binding cassette transporter ABCG2b isoform X2: MRPGMNAIMGATGSGKTSLLDVIAGRKDPAGLRQGQVLVDGKVVTSDLRLSSAYVVQDDILMGTLSVRENLLFSANLRLNPQHHSSTDKQSRVDAILQELGLTDCADTKIGTEFLRGVSGGERKRCSIGMELITSPSLLFLDEPTTGLDSNTANCIISLLHKLSRSGKTVIFSIHQPRYSIFRQFDHLTLMHKGEVVYAGAAGRALKYFTNLGYQIESFDNPADFFMDITNGEAKSTLKSLTAAECKNPLAVKYCQSQLCQNMLEELNHVNQSVAEGVKGQDKAADYVTSFFYQMRVVCGRTVLNSLRNPQTSYAQLALNIFFAILVGLIYYQMPLTLPEALQNRMGAFFFLIINMVFGNLSAVELFINERAIFIHENSSGYYRTSVYFLSKIFADLIPNRIIPIFVFSAIAYYMMGLKPAFEAFLCFALTMSLVSLAGVSLAFLVSASVSSFAMANILIALPFVFMMVFGGYLVNLNSMLSWLSWLKWISIFRYGLDATFINEMTGQLFQSDGIIIPGELFLNSQGIDYSAWGFWQNQVALLGIILVCMFLAYVQLRRINRWK, encoded by the exons ATGAGACCGGGGATGAATGCTATTATGGGCGCCACAGGAAGTGGGAAAACATC ACTTCTGGATGTAATCGCAGGAAGAAAAGACCCTGCTGGACTTCGGCAAGGACAAGTCTTGGTGGATGGCAAAGTCGTCACCTCTGACCTCAGGCTCAGCTCTGCTTATGTGGTTCAG GATGATATCCTGATGGGGACgctgagtgtgagagagaacCTTCTGTTCAGCGCCAACCTGCGTCTCAACCCTCAGCATCACTCCTccacagacaaacagagcagGGTGGACGCCATCTTACAAGAGCTGGGCCTAACAGACTGCGCAGACACTAAG aTAGGGACGGAGTTTCTGCGTGGCGTATCAGGAGGTGAGAGGAAGAGGTGCAGCATCGGGATGGAGCTCATCACTTCTCCTTCTCTGCTGTTTCTGGATGAGCCAACCACCGGACTGGATTCTAACACTGCAAACTGTATCATCAGTCTGCTGCACAA GCTCTCCAGAAGCGGTAAGACTGTGATCTTCTCCATCCACCAGCCACGCTACTCCATCTTCAGACAGTTTGACCACCTGACTCTGATGCATAAAGGAGAGGTGGTGTACGCAGGCGCAGCAGGCCGTGCGCTTAAATACTTCACAAACCttg GTTATCAGATCGAGTCCTTCGACAACCCCGCTGATTTCTTCATGGACATCACAAACGGAGAAGCTAAATCCACATTAAAGTCACTCACTGCAG CTGAGTGTAAAAACCCATTGGCAGTCAAGTACTGTCAGTCCCAACTGTGCCAGAATATGCTTGAGGAGTTGAACCATGTGAACCAGAGCGTTGCtgaaggggtcaaaggtcaagacAAGGCAGCTGACTATGTTACGTCTTTCTTCTACCAG atgCGTGTGGTGTGTGGCAGGACAGTCCTGAACAGTCTGAGGAACCCTCAGACCTCTTATGCCCAGTTGGCTCTCAACATCTTTTTTGCTATTCTGGTGGGACTCATTTATTACCAGATGCCCTTAACACTGCCCGAGGCTTTACAGAACAG GATGGGAGCGTTCTTCTTCCTTATCATCAACATGGTGTTTGGGAATCTCTCTGCTGTTGAACTCTTTATCAATGAAAGGGCAATCTTCAT TCATGAGAACTCCAGTGGCTACTATCGTACCTCTGTCTACTTCCTGTCCAAGATCTTTGCTGATCTCATCCCCAACCGCATCATTcccatctttgtgttttcagccATTGCCTACTATATGATGG GGTTGAAGCCTGCCTTCGAGGCCTTCCTGTGTTTTGCGCTGACGATGTCTCTAGTCAGTCTGGCCGGAGTCAGCCTGGCCTTCCTCGTCTCAGCGAGTGTATCCTCATTTGCCATGGCTAACATCCTCATTGCTCTTCCCTTCGTCTTCATGATG GTCTTTGGTGGCTATCTTGTCAATCTCAATTCCATGCTGAGCTGGCTCTCCTGGCTGAAATGGATCAGTATCTTCAGATACGGATTGGAT GCTACATTCATCAACGAGATGACGGGACAGTTATTCCAGAGCGACGGCATCAT CATCCCAGGAGAGCTGTTCCTGAATAGCCAGGGCATCGACTACTCTGCGTGGGGCTTCTGGCAGAACCAGGTGGCTCTGCTGGGAATCATATTGGTCTGCATGTTCCTGGCTTACGTACAGCTGCGGCGAATCAACCGCTGGAAATGA
- the LOC137180015 gene encoding lipopolysaccharide-induced tumor necrosis factor-alpha factor homolog: MNGCQHQTSKHIHFFFSVLHHLTQQMESLSKVDEPFPTPSPYFLPDESQAGQDVRIYHIHSPFSPPPPLPSFSFSPGVACSTHSTFPASAPPPSTPRLKFVSYETELYRSPALTTCPSCQTQVTTQVTYQVGKYAWLMCLVFVLCGLVLGCCLIPFFVNSFKDAYHTCPRCRRVLHVHRKTCCG, encoded by the exons ATGAACGGCTGCCAGCAccaaacatcaaaacacattcacttttttttttctgtgctacATCACCTAACCCAGCAAATGGAGTCACTATCAAAAGTGGACGAGCCGTTTCCTACACCTTCACCGTACTTCTTACCAG ATGAAAGTCAAGCAGGGCAAGACGTGAGGATCTACCATATTCACTCACCCTTCagccctcctccacctcttccttccttctccttttctcctGGAGTTGCCTGCTCAACTCATTCCACCTTTCCAG CGTCCGCTCCCCCTCCATCTACTCCCAGGCTGAAGTTTGTGAGCTACGAGACCGAGCTGTATCGCTCTCCAGCTCTGACAACATGTCCTTCTTGTCAGACTCAGGTCACCACACAGGTCACCTATCAAGTCGGGAAATACGCGTGGCTcatgtgtcttgtgtttgtgctaTGCGG GTTGGTGCTCGGATGCTGCCTGATTCCATTCTTTGTAAACAGTTTCAAGGATGCCTATCATACCTGCCCTCGCTGTCGACGGGTCCTCCATGTACACAGAAAAACCTGCTGTGgatga
- the abcg2b gene encoding broad substrate specificity ATP-binding cassette transporter ABCG2b isoform X1, translated as MSKGEQVVCGVEEYFQERGPTVTFSNLHYCVQERKLCCKKGPEKHILKDVSGIMRPGMNAIMGATGSGKTSLLDVIAGRKDPAGLRQGQVLVDGKVVTSDLRLSSAYVVQDDILMGTLSVRENLLFSANLRLNPQHHSSTDKQSRVDAILQELGLTDCADTKIGTEFLRGVSGGERKRCSIGMELITSPSLLFLDEPTTGLDSNTANCIISLLHKLSRSGKTVIFSIHQPRYSIFRQFDHLTLMHKGEVVYAGAAGRALKYFTNLGYQIESFDNPADFFMDITNGEAKSTLKSLTAAECKNPLAVKYCQSQLCQNMLEELNHVNQSVAEGVKGQDKAADYVTSFFYQMRVVCGRTVLNSLRNPQTSYAQLALNIFFAILVGLIYYQMPLTLPEALQNRMGAFFFLIINMVFGNLSAVELFINERAIFIHENSSGYYRTSVYFLSKIFADLIPNRIIPIFVFSAIAYYMMGLKPAFEAFLCFALTMSLVSLAGVSLAFLVSASVSSFAMANILIALPFVFMMVFGGYLVNLNSMLSWLSWLKWISIFRYGLDATFINEMTGQLFQSDGIIIPGELFLNSQGIDYSAWGFWQNQVALLGIILVCMFLAYVQLRRINRWK; from the exons ATGTCTAAGGGGGAGCAGGTTGTTTGTGGTGTTGAGGAGTATTTCCAGGAACGAGGGCCCACAGTCACATTCAGCAACTTGCACTACTGCGTTCAGGAGAGGAAGCTCTGCTGCAAGAAAGGTCCTGAAAAACACATCCTCAAAGATGTAAG TGGCATCATGAGACCGGGGATGAATGCTATTATGGGCGCCACAGGAAGTGGGAAAACATC ACTTCTGGATGTAATCGCAGGAAGAAAAGACCCTGCTGGACTTCGGCAAGGACAAGTCTTGGTGGATGGCAAAGTCGTCACCTCTGACCTCAGGCTCAGCTCTGCTTATGTGGTTCAG GATGATATCCTGATGGGGACgctgagtgtgagagagaacCTTCTGTTCAGCGCCAACCTGCGTCTCAACCCTCAGCATCACTCCTccacagacaaacagagcagGGTGGACGCCATCTTACAAGAGCTGGGCCTAACAGACTGCGCAGACACTAAG aTAGGGACGGAGTTTCTGCGTGGCGTATCAGGAGGTGAGAGGAAGAGGTGCAGCATCGGGATGGAGCTCATCACTTCTCCTTCTCTGCTGTTTCTGGATGAGCCAACCACCGGACTGGATTCTAACACTGCAAACTGTATCATCAGTCTGCTGCACAA GCTCTCCAGAAGCGGTAAGACTGTGATCTTCTCCATCCACCAGCCACGCTACTCCATCTTCAGACAGTTTGACCACCTGACTCTGATGCATAAAGGAGAGGTGGTGTACGCAGGCGCAGCAGGCCGTGCGCTTAAATACTTCACAAACCttg GTTATCAGATCGAGTCCTTCGACAACCCCGCTGATTTCTTCATGGACATCACAAACGGAGAAGCTAAATCCACATTAAAGTCACTCACTGCAG CTGAGTGTAAAAACCCATTGGCAGTCAAGTACTGTCAGTCCCAACTGTGCCAGAATATGCTTGAGGAGTTGAACCATGTGAACCAGAGCGTTGCtgaaggggtcaaaggtcaagacAAGGCAGCTGACTATGTTACGTCTTTCTTCTACCAG atgCGTGTGGTGTGTGGCAGGACAGTCCTGAACAGTCTGAGGAACCCTCAGACCTCTTATGCCCAGTTGGCTCTCAACATCTTTTTTGCTATTCTGGTGGGACTCATTTATTACCAGATGCCCTTAACACTGCCCGAGGCTTTACAGAACAG GATGGGAGCGTTCTTCTTCCTTATCATCAACATGGTGTTTGGGAATCTCTCTGCTGTTGAACTCTTTATCAATGAAAGGGCAATCTTCAT TCATGAGAACTCCAGTGGCTACTATCGTACCTCTGTCTACTTCCTGTCCAAGATCTTTGCTGATCTCATCCCCAACCGCATCATTcccatctttgtgttttcagccATTGCCTACTATATGATGG GGTTGAAGCCTGCCTTCGAGGCCTTCCTGTGTTTTGCGCTGACGATGTCTCTAGTCAGTCTGGCCGGAGTCAGCCTGGCCTTCCTCGTCTCAGCGAGTGTATCCTCATTTGCCATGGCTAACATCCTCATTGCTCTTCCCTTCGTCTTCATGATG GTCTTTGGTGGCTATCTTGTCAATCTCAATTCCATGCTGAGCTGGCTCTCCTGGCTGAAATGGATCAGTATCTTCAGATACGGATTGGAT GCTACATTCATCAACGAGATGACGGGACAGTTATTCCAGAGCGACGGCATCAT CATCCCAGGAGAGCTGTTCCTGAATAGCCAGGGCATCGACTACTCTGCGTGGGGCTTCTGGCAGAACCAGGTGGCTCTGCTGGGAATCATATTGGTCTGCATGTTCCTGGCTTACGTACAGCTGCGGCGAATCAACCGCTGGAAATGA